The following are encoded together in the Malaya genurostris strain Urasoe2022 chromosome 3, Malgen_1.1, whole genome shotgun sequence genome:
- the LOC131435081 gene encoding E3 ubiquitin-protein ligase ariadne-1 has translation MDSDDESFDEHDSGNVSSGDDDFAMDVDINNPRDRGQQEEDYPYEVLTTEEIVQHMVDCIKDVNTVVEIPATTTRILLNHFKWDKEKLMERFYDNDDDQEKLFKDAHVINPFRKTSSTASKPKIKKSGTEDCEICYSSFPPSMMTGLECGHRFCTQCWQEYLTTKIVEEGLGQSIACAAHGCDILVDDVTVMRLVQDSRVKLKYQHLITNSFVECNRLLRWCPSVDCNYAIKVQYVDPRPVVCKCNHVFCFECGENWHDPVQCRLLKKWIKKCDDDSETSNWIAANTKECPKCNVTIEKDGGCNHMVCKNQNCKYDFCWVCLGSWEPHGSSWYNCNRYDEDEARAARDAQEKFRSSLARYLHYYNRYMNHMQSLKFEHKLYASVKAKMEEMQQHNMSWIEVQFLKKAVDILCQCRQTLMCTYVFAYYLRKNNQSLIFEDNQKDLETATEKLSEFLERDITSENLADIKQKVQDKYRYCEKRRKVLLDHVHEGYEKDWWDYTD, from the exons atggaTTCCGATGATGAAAGTTTCGACGAGCACGACTCCGGAAATGTTTCTAGTGGGGACGATGACTTCGCGATGGATGTGGATATCAACAACCCTCGCGACCGAGGCCAGCAGGAGGAAGACTACCCATACGAGGTATTAACCACGGAGGAAATCGTTCAGCATATGGTGGACTGCATAAAAGATGTTAACACTGTAGTGGAG ATACCAGCAACAACAACCCGGATTCTGCTGAATCATTTCAAATGGGATAAAGAAAAGCTAATGGAACGATTCTACGACAATGATGATGATCAGGAAAAACTATTCAAGGATGCACACGTGATCAATCCATTTCGGAAAACGAGTAGCACAGCCAGTAAGCCAAAg ATCAAAAAGTCTGGAACGGAGGATTGTGAGATTTGTTATTCGTCTTTTCCTCCCAGT ATGATGACTGGGTTGGAATGCGGTCACCGTTTCTGTACACAATGCTGGCAAGAGTACCTGACCACTAAGATCGTTGAAGAAGGACTGGGCCAGTCGATTGCATGTGCGGCTCATGGGTGCGATATCCTAGTGGACGACGTGACCGTGATGCGGTTGGTACAGGATTCGCGCGTCAAACTCAAATACCAACATCTAATTACGAATAGCTTTGTCGAG TGTAATCGTCTCCTGCGCTGGTGTCCCTCAGTGGATTGCAATTATGCAATCAAAGTACAGTACGTCGATCCTCGCCCGGTCGTGTGCAAGTGTAATCACGTGTTCTGTTTCGAATGTGGCGAGAATTGGCACGATCCAGTTCAGTGCCGTTTACTGAAAAAGTGGATCAAAAAATGTGACGACGATTCTGAGACGTCCAACTGGATTGCGGCAAACACCAAGGAGTGTCCGAAGTGTAATGTTACGATCGAGAAGGACGGTGGCTGTAATCACATG GTCTGTAAAAATCAAAATTGCAAGTACGATTTCTGCTGGGTTTGCTTAGGATCGTGGGAACCTCATGGTTCGTCTTGGTACAATTGCAATCGCTACGATGAGGATGAAGCTCGCGCTGCTCGTGATGCTCAGGAAAAGTTTAGATCGTCATTGGCAAG ATACTTGCATTACTACAACCGTTATATGAACCACATGCAATCACTGAAGTTTGAACATAAATTGTACGCTTCGGTTAAGGCCAAAATGGAAGAAATGCAGCAGCATAATATGTCCTGGATCGAG gtTCAATTCCTAAAGAAGGCTGTGGACATTCTATGTCAGTGCCGCCAAACGCTCATGTGCACCTATGTGTTTGCTTACTACCTGCGTAAAAATAACCAATCGCTTATCTTCGAGGATAATCAAAAAGATCTTGAGACCGCCACGGAGAAGCTTTCCGAGTTCTTAGAACGTGATATTACGTCGGAGAATCTGGCCGACATCAAACAGAAAGTACAAGACAAATATCG ATACTGCGAAAAGCGTCGGAAGGTGTTACTGGATCACGTGCACGAGGGCTACGAAAAAGATTGGTGGGATTACACCGATTGA